From Sporosarcina sp. Marseille-Q4943, the proteins below share one genomic window:
- a CDS encoding S-layer homology domain-containing protein: protein MAKIKKLGLIVTSSVLSFGMFSSMVNASTSENGQPEKVRIQVASTDTAITKDQLINKFRKMFPNQFDFLTNSDFQMSSAHIFPEDETVRHDLYFTKTINGKRVYGNIGFVGEELDIEYFSYQPPNVTDALFPAKVSKEEAKKIAEDFMKKFLDGKEYQLETDTFNYYPQQILTEPVRYSFSYTRTENKISIADQRMEVSVLGNGEVVSFYKMSSRSKSSTFDDATKIKEKNEMVKKVKDNLSVELNYQINYDYRTSDRNVQLVYRPTAKLQGIEAATGKWMTANGYSADLPSKTKIEKITANPIPAKQDGITVEEAKKIAEQFLAVDSEKVTLRIESIHEMENYNGVPVIYVQYMYQYANGGSGGSLELNKNTGEIIHYYNMKDHLMKEIGENPKKEKSLSKQEALSQAVKHLKQWVPSYLHNYAMPIEEPYFDEVLGTYQFSFPRVVNGIVVNGDQIHVGIAADGSLNSLSVNYQEIENWPSSDGVISEQEAKKILEEALNLRLTYMKHAKSEKENHYDLVYVPVFNDDPFSYLNADTGEWNNPFNGKDSITVSHAWAEEELNYLINAKVLDVKDTKSFNGDAAISKGEALKVLMNSLTYFYYGGYYFGQEELNQTFDNIDPKHPLYQEIERAVEAGIINADGKNFDVDAPVTREELSVWMIRVLGLEQAAKDSNIFKLGFADADKVQSKNTGYVAIANSLGLLKEEQNRFNPNREVSYAELAVSTIRLAHAIAENGRGLRY, encoded by the coding sequence TTGGCGAAAATCAAAAAACTAGGTTTGATTGTCACCTCTTCTGTATTGTCTTTTGGCATGTTTTCATCAATGGTCAATGCTTCAACTTCAGAGAATGGACAACCAGAAAAAGTACGAATCCAAGTCGCTTCCACTGATACTGCCATCACGAAAGATCAATTGATCAATAAGTTTCGGAAGATGTTCCCCAATCAATTTGATTTCTTGACGAACAGTGATTTTCAAATGAGCAGTGCGCATATTTTCCCTGAGGACGAAACGGTGCGGCATGATTTATATTTTACCAAAACCATTAATGGCAAGCGGGTATATGGGAATATAGGGTTTGTCGGCGAGGAATTGGACATTGAGTACTTTTCCTATCAGCCTCCTAACGTCACGGATGCTTTATTCCCGGCAAAGGTATCAAAAGAGGAAGCAAAAAAAATAGCAGAAGATTTCATGAAAAAATTTCTTGACGGAAAAGAGTATCAGTTAGAAACGGATACGTTCAACTATTATCCGCAACAGATTTTAACAGAGCCGGTGCGCTACTCATTTTCATACACACGTACGGAAAACAAAATTTCCATCGCCGATCAAAGAATGGAAGTATCCGTTTTAGGCAACGGTGAAGTCGTAAGTTTTTATAAGATGTCCTCACGTTCCAAATCATCGACCTTTGATGATGCCACAAAAATTAAAGAAAAGAATGAAATGGTGAAGAAAGTAAAAGATAATCTGTCTGTAGAATTGAATTATCAAATCAACTACGATTACCGAACAAGCGACCGCAACGTACAGCTCGTATATCGGCCAACGGCAAAATTGCAAGGAATTGAAGCGGCAACAGGGAAGTGGATGACTGCAAACGGCTACTCAGCAGACCTTCCGAGCAAGACGAAAATTGAAAAGATCACAGCAAATCCGATTCCTGCAAAGCAGGATGGAATTACTGTAGAAGAAGCGAAAAAGATTGCCGAACAATTTCTTGCTGTCGATTCTGAAAAAGTTACATTAAGGATCGAGTCAATTCATGAAATGGAGAACTATAATGGGGTTCCAGTCATTTACGTACAATACATGTATCAGTATGCAAATGGCGGATCAGGAGGAAGTTTAGAACTCAATAAAAATACAGGTGAAATTATTCACTACTATAATATGAAAGATCACCTGATGAAGGAAATTGGAGAGAATCCTAAAAAAGAGAAAAGCCTTTCCAAACAAGAGGCACTCAGCCAAGCTGTTAAGCATTTGAAACAATGGGTCCCTTCCTATCTTCATAACTATGCGATGCCGATAGAAGAACCTTATTTTGACGAAGTATTGGGTACGTATCAGTTTTCCTTCCCTAGAGTTGTAAATGGAATTGTCGTCAATGGCGATCAAATTCATGTCGGGATAGCGGCTGACGGTTCTTTAAACAGCTTGAGTGTCAATTATCAAGAAATCGAAAACTGGCCATCGAGCGACGGTGTTATTTCCGAGCAAGAGGCTAAAAAGATTTTGGAAGAGGCGCTTAACCTGAGGCTTACGTATATGAAACATGCGAAAAGTGAAAAAGAAAATCATTATGACCTCGTCTATGTACCAGTATTCAACGATGACCCATTTAGTTATTTGAATGCCGATACAGGGGAATGGAATAACCCGTTTAATGGAAAAGATTCAATAACCGTATCACATGCTTGGGCAGAAGAAGAGCTCAATTATCTCATTAACGCCAAAGTGTTGGATGTGAAGGATACTAAAAGCTTTAACGGTGATGCTGCCATTTCAAAAGGGGAAGCATTGAAAGTGCTCATGAACTCACTCACCTATTTCTATTATGGCGGATATTACTTCGGCCAGGAAGAATTGAACCAAACATTTGATAATATAGATCCAAAACACCCGTTATATCAGGAGATTGAACGTGCGGTTGAAGCAGGTATCATTAATGCGGATGGAAAGAACTTCGATGTCGATGCACCAGTCACAAGGGAAGAACTATCGGTTTGGATGATCCGGGTGTTGGGGCTAGAGCAGGCAGCAAAGGATAGCAATATTTTCAAGCTTGGTTTTGCAGACGCAGATAAGGTTCAATCCAAAAATACAGGTTATGTAGCTATAGCAAACTCGTTAGGTTTATTAAAGGAAGAGCAAAACAGGTTCAACCCTAATCGTGAAGTGTCCTATGCAGAATTGGCAGTGTCAACGATTCGACTTGCTCATGCAATTGCTGAAAATGGAAGAGGGTTGCGGTATTAG
- the acnA gene encoding aconitate hydratase AcnA → MAKSNLHNSRQSFELNGKTYNYYRLKALEEAGIANISKLPYSVKVLLESVLRQHDGYVIKDEHVENLAKWGKDADKDAEVPFKPSRVILQDFTGVPVVVDLASLRSAMAEMGGDPNKINPEIPVDLVIDHSVQVDRYGTQDALRLNMELEFERNAERYQFLSWAQKAYDNYRAVPPATGIVHQVNLEYLAAVVHEVENEDGTFETYPDTLVGTDSHTTMINGIGVLGWGVGGIEAEAGMLGQPSYFPIPEVIGVKLVGELPNGTTATDLALKVTQTLRAHGVVGKFVEFFGPGVSKLPLADRATIANMAPEYGATCGFFPVDEESLDYMRLTGREEEHIQVVKKYLEENDMFFTPDKEDPTYTEVIEIDLTKIEANLAGPKRPQDLIPLSDLQRSFKDSVVAPEGNQGFGLTPKEFEKKATVEFADGRTVGMKTGDLAIAAITSCTNTSNPYVMLGAGLVAKKAVEKGLTPPAYVKTSLAPGSKVVTGYLEDSGLSKYLDQIGFNTVGYGCTTCIGNSGPLLPEIEKTITANDLLVSSVLSGNRNFEGRIHPLVKANYLASPPLVVAYALAGTVDIDFEKDPIGKAKDGTDVYFKDIWPSSEEVKEVVKATVTPDLFRKEYARVFTENEAWNAIETTDDSLYDFDEKSTYIQNPPFFEGLSKEPADIQALSGLRVIGKFGDSITTDHISPAGAIGKDTPAGKYLREHGVEPRYFNSYGSRRGNHEVMMRGTFANIRIRNQIAKGTEGGYTTYWPTKEICPIYDAAMRYQEDGTGLVILAGKDYGMGSSRDWAAKGTSLLGIKTVIAESYERIHRSNLVMMGVLPLQFLNGESAETLGLTGEEEISVNIAEGVKPRDILKVTATAKDGSVKEFDVLARFDSDVEVDYYRHGGILQMVLRDKMKNN, encoded by the coding sequence ATGGCAAAAAGCAATTTGCACAACAGCCGCCAATCATTCGAATTGAATGGCAAGACGTATAACTACTATCGTCTAAAAGCCCTCGAAGAAGCTGGCATTGCGAATATTTCCAAACTACCTTATTCAGTAAAAGTGCTACTTGAATCCGTCCTGCGCCAACATGACGGTTATGTGATCAAAGACGAACACGTTGAAAACTTGGCAAAATGGGGCAAGGATGCAGATAAGGACGCAGAAGTCCCTTTCAAACCTTCCCGTGTCATACTGCAAGACTTCACTGGAGTACCAGTTGTCGTTGACCTTGCATCACTTCGTTCAGCAATGGCTGAAATGGGCGGCGATCCAAATAAAATCAATCCTGAAATCCCGGTGGACCTCGTTATCGACCACTCCGTACAAGTTGACCGCTACGGTACACAGGATGCACTCCGCCTTAACATGGAACTTGAATTCGAACGTAACGCTGAGCGTTATCAATTCCTGAGCTGGGCACAAAAAGCTTATGATAACTACCGTGCTGTCCCTCCTGCGACAGGTATCGTTCACCAAGTCAACCTTGAGTACCTTGCTGCTGTTGTCCATGAAGTGGAAAACGAAGACGGCACATTTGAAACATATCCAGATACACTTGTCGGTACGGACTCCCATACGACGATGATCAATGGAATCGGTGTTCTAGGATGGGGCGTTGGCGGTATCGAAGCTGAAGCTGGAATGCTTGGGCAGCCTTCATACTTCCCAATTCCTGAAGTTATCGGTGTAAAACTCGTTGGAGAGCTACCAAACGGAACGACAGCGACTGACCTTGCACTTAAAGTGACACAAACACTTCGTGCGCATGGCGTAGTCGGTAAATTCGTCGAGTTCTTCGGACCTGGAGTTTCCAAATTACCTCTTGCGGACCGTGCAACGATTGCAAACATGGCGCCTGAATACGGTGCTACTTGCGGCTTCTTCCCAGTTGATGAAGAATCACTTGATTACATGCGCTTAACTGGACGTGAAGAAGAACATATCCAAGTCGTTAAGAAATATCTTGAAGAGAACGACATGTTCTTCACTCCGGATAAAGAAGATCCGACATACACAGAAGTTATTGAAATCGATCTTACGAAAATTGAAGCAAACCTCGCTGGACCGAAACGTCCTCAAGATTTGATTCCGCTTTCGGACTTACAGCGTTCATTCAAGGATTCCGTCGTGGCTCCGGAAGGGAACCAAGGATTCGGATTGACGCCGAAAGAATTTGAAAAGAAAGCAACAGTAGAGTTCGCGGATGGCCGTACAGTCGGCATGAAAACAGGTGACCTTGCGATTGCAGCAATCACTTCTTGTACAAACACGTCCAACCCTTACGTTATGTTAGGTGCGGGTCTTGTTGCGAAGAAAGCTGTCGAAAAAGGGCTTACACCTCCTGCATACGTGAAAACGTCACTGGCGCCAGGTTCAAAAGTCGTAACAGGTTATTTGGAAGACTCCGGTCTCTCAAAATACTTGGATCAAATCGGATTCAACACAGTCGGTTACGGATGTACGACATGTATCGGAAACTCCGGTCCGCTTCTTCCTGAAATCGAAAAAACGATTACTGCAAACGACCTGTTAGTTTCATCCGTACTATCCGGTAACCGTAACTTCGAAGGACGTATCCATCCGCTCGTAAAAGCAAACTACTTGGCTTCACCGCCACTTGTCGTCGCTTATGCGCTAGCTGGAACTGTCGATATCGACTTCGAAAAAGATCCGATCGGCAAAGCGAAAGACGGTACAGATGTATACTTCAAAGACATCTGGCCATCTTCGGAAGAAGTGAAGGAAGTCGTAAAAGCGACAGTAACACCTGATCTATTCCGTAAAGAGTATGCTCGTGTATTCACAGAAAACGAAGCGTGGAACGCAATTGAAACGACAGACGATTCGTTGTACGATTTCGATGAAAAATCGACATATATTCAAAACCCGCCGTTCTTCGAAGGTCTATCCAAAGAGCCTGCTGATATTCAAGCTCTTTCCGGACTTCGTGTCATCGGTAAATTCGGCGATTCGATCACAACGGACCATATTTCTCCTGCAGGTGCGATCGGTAAAGATACGCCAGCTGGTAAATACTTGCGCGAACACGGCGTAGAGCCACGCTACTTCAACTCTTACGGTTCCCGTCGTGGTAACCATGAAGTGATGATGCGCGGTACGTTTGCGAATATCCGTATCCGTAACCAAATTGCGAAAGGCACTGAAGGCGGCTATACAACGTACTGGCCGACAAAAGAAATCTGCCCGATTTATGACGCAGCTATGCGATATCAGGAAGATGGAACAGGCCTAGTAATCCTTGCAGGCAAAGACTACGGCATGGGCTCTTCACGTGACTGGGCTGCTAAAGGTACTTCATTACTTGGCATCAAAACAGTCATCGCGGAAAGCTACGAGCGTATTCACCGTTCAAACCTTGTCATGATGGGTGTTCTTCCACTTCAATTCTTGAATGGCGAAAGTGCAGAAACACTTGGCCTCACAGGCGAAGAGGAAATTAGCGTAAACATCGCGGAAGGCGTAAAACCACGCGATATCCTAAAAGTGACAGCAACTGCAAAAGACGGCTCCGTCAAAGAGTTCGACGTGTTGGCACGTTTCGACTCTGACGTGGAAGTCGACTACTACCGTCACGGCGGAATCCTTCAAATGGTTCTTCGTGATAAAATGAAAAACAACTAA